Proteins co-encoded in one Candidatus Kryptoniota bacterium genomic window:
- a CDS encoding pyridoxal phosphate-dependent aminotransferase, whose amino-acid sequence MKVLKKSSKLNNVCYDIRGPVLDEAKRLEDAGEDILKLNIGNPAPFGFKAPDEIVNQISANLANAEGYIDSKGLIEARHAVAEYSIEKGIAGVDVDHVFIGNGVSELIMMAMQGLLNSGDEILIPAPDYPLWTAAVVLAGGKPVHYTCDENSDWYPDLHDIRKKITPRTKGLVVINPNNPTGSVYPKELLEKIVKIAAANRLIVFSDEIYDRILYENSEHVSTASLADDVLFVTLNGLSKSHLITGYRVGWMVFSGNLRIASSYIEGVNMLASMRLCSNVPAQYAIPVALRSDRTIRDHTSAGGRLKGQRDLGIEKLKGIPGVSCTIPRGAFYFFPKIDTKKFHVKDDEQFVLDLLRKERVLVVQGTGFNWFMPDHFRIVFLPERDHLEKAFDSIARFLVDYKQK is encoded by the coding sequence ATGAAAGTTCTGAAGAAGTCCTCGAAACTCAACAACGTCTGTTATGACATCCGCGGACCGGTCCTTGATGAAGCCAAGCGACTTGAGGATGCCGGCGAAGATATTCTAAAGCTGAACATTGGCAATCCGGCACCTTTCGGTTTCAAGGCACCGGACGAAATTGTAAATCAAATCTCAGCGAACCTCGCGAACGCCGAAGGATACATCGACTCTAAGGGACTTATCGAAGCGAGACACGCGGTTGCCGAGTATTCAATCGAAAAGGGAATTGCGGGAGTGGACGTCGATCATGTTTTCATCGGAAACGGCGTGAGCGAACTTATCATGATGGCTATGCAGGGCCTGCTCAACAGCGGCGACGAAATATTAATACCTGCACCAGACTACCCGCTGTGGACAGCAGCGGTGGTCCTCGCCGGGGGAAAACCGGTTCATTATACTTGCGATGAAAACTCGGATTGGTACCCGGACCTTCACGACATCAGGAAGAAAATAACTCCGCGTACGAAAGGACTGGTTGTTATAAACCCGAACAATCCTACTGGTTCTGTTTACCCAAAGGAATTGCTCGAGAAGATCGTGAAGATTGCCGCGGCCAACCGTTTGATCGTTTTCAGCGACGAAATATATGACAGAATCTTATATGAAAATTCGGAACATGTGTCGACCGCTTCACTTGCAGACGACGTTCTTTTCGTCACTCTCAACGGCCTTTCCAAGTCGCACCTCATCACGGGTTACAGAGTCGGCTGGATGGTGTTCAGCGGAAACCTCCGGATCGCGTCAAGCTACATTGAGGGCGTCAATATGCTCGCGTCGATGAGGCTTTGCAGCAACGTTCCGGCCCAGTATGCAATTCCCGTGGCACTGAGAAGCGACAGGACAATAAGAGATCACACATCGGCCGGCGGAAGACTGAAAGGGCAGCGAGATCTGGGAATCGAAAAACTGAAAGGGATCCCCGGAGTATCTTGCACGATACCGCGCGGCGCATTTTATTTCTTCCCGAAGATCGACACGAAAAAATTTCATGTAAAAGACGACGAACAATTCGTGCTCGATCTCCTGAGAAAAGAGCGAGTGCTTGTAGTGCAGGGAACGGGATTCAACTGGTTCATGCCTGACCACTTCAGAATCGTCTTCCTACCGGAAAGAGATCATCTTGAGAAAGCTTTTGATTCTATTGCCAGATTTCTTGTCGACTATAAACAGAAATGA
- a CDS encoding YbhB/YbcL family Raf kinase inhibitor-like protein, with translation MAFVLTSTAFKEGEKIPRKFTCDGDDISPPLKWTSAPSETKSLALITDDPDAPMGTWVHWVIFNIPPSVKDLAEGVPVKDSLQSGALQGRNDSRTIGYSGPCPPGGTHRYYFKLYALDTTLSLKSGCTKPDVVKAMDGHIMAQAQLMGRYSR, from the coding sequence ATGGCGTTTGTCCTGACGAGCACCGCCTTTAAGGAAGGTGAAAAGATTCCGAGAAAATTCACGTGCGACGGCGATGACATTTCCCCGCCACTGAAATGGACTTCCGCACCATCGGAGACGAAGAGTCTCGCGCTCATTACCGACGATCCCGACGCGCCAATGGGAACCTGGGTACATTGGGTGATATTCAATATCCCCCCGTCCGTAAAGGATCTTGCCGAAGGTGTTCCAGTAAAAGATTCATTGCAAAGCGGCGCGCTGCAGGGCAGAAATGATTCGCGCACAATCGGTTATAGCGGCCCCTGTCCTCCGGGCGGGACTCACAGATATTATTTCAAACTTTACGCGCTTGATACGACCCTATCGCTCAAGTCCGGATGTACTAAGCCCGACGTCGTGAAAGCAATGGACGGGCACATCATGGCACAGGCACAACTAATGGGAAGATACTCCCGGTAG
- a CDS encoding radical SAM protein, giving the protein MSTLETSRGCPYRCGFCSVWVFYDKKVRMRSPARVLEELESVPNEQLLIVDDNFFAGPKRAETIGKLIKERGIMIKYMIQARTDSIVNHRELLELWSEIGLRSVFLGFEKVDQASLDAAAKQNNVETNEKSLELLREYGIEPVVAFIVDPQWTRDDMNALKNYVRKLRLGLPFFTVLTPLPGTEAFEESGGAVLDANRDLFDLLHPLVPTKLPLGEFAEEMANLYTTGYPFRVAVLGGLFLLTEVARGHLSFGDWREMVRDRSMLTIKMHYLCGAEAGTHRVDLPQSPYTV; this is encoded by the coding sequence ATTTCCACACTTGAGACTTCACGCGGCTGTCCTTATCGATGTGGCTTCTGCAGTGTCTGGGTATTCTATGACAAGAAAGTAAGGATGAGATCGCCAGCAAGGGTGCTCGAAGAGCTCGAAAGCGTTCCTAACGAACAACTCCTGATCGTGGACGATAATTTCTTCGCCGGTCCGAAGCGGGCAGAAACCATCGGGAAGCTGATCAAGGAAAGAGGGATCATGATAAAGTACATGATACAAGCGCGGACCGACTCTATCGTTAACCACCGCGAGCTTCTTGAACTGTGGTCCGAAATTGGACTGCGGTCCGTTTTTCTAGGATTCGAAAAAGTTGACCAGGCCAGTCTCGATGCGGCGGCGAAGCAAAATAATGTTGAGACAAATGAAAAATCCCTGGAGCTATTGCGCGAATATGGAATCGAACCGGTCGTCGCATTCATCGTGGATCCCCAATGGACACGTGACGACATGAACGCTCTGAAGAACTATGTGAGAAAATTGAGACTCGGGCTTCCGTTCTTCACTGTGCTGACGCCGCTTCCGGGAACCGAGGCGTTTGAGGAGTCCGGAGGCGCGGTCCTAGATGCGAATCGGGACCTCTTCGATCTCCTGCATCCTCTTGTCCCAACGAAGTTGCCATTGGGGGAATTTGCTGAAGAGATGGCAAATCTCTATACGACCGGCTATCCTTTCAGAGTGGCGGTCCTCGGCGGACTTTTTCTTCTGACAGAAGTAGCCAGAGGACACCTATCTTTTGGAGACTGGAGGGAGATGGTCAGAGACCGGTCAATGCTCACAATCAAGATGCATTACCTTTGCGGAGCCGAGGCGGGAACACACCGAGTCGATCTGCCGCAGTCGCCATACACAGTCTAA
- a CDS encoding phosphate/phosphite/phosphonate ABC transporter substrate-binding protein, with the protein MKFVKYLVYLSPAILFVVAISMRQLNEGALGSYSNPIRIYFTPSVDADRISFNAKTLTDYLHKETGYYFITAVPASFIAVVEAFGTGKVEVAAINTFSYLMAHAKYGAEARLRVVREGNQISYKGQFITRFDSGINSIDDINGRTMAYVDPSSTSGYILPKALLDNKGIKPSESVFAMRHDNVVMMVYQRQADAGATYYAPPNPTTGAIMDARMRVAQQFPDIAEKVKIIGFTQDIPNDPWVFRKDMSVIMKEKIINALLKFVKTSEGEKALFDIYDITGLIPTNDSDYDGLREVLEKQNIKFENLVKN; encoded by the coding sequence TTGAAATTCGTTAAATATCTGGTCTATCTTTCTCCGGCGATACTCTTTGTCGTTGCGATTTCAATGAGGCAACTGAACGAAGGAGCGCTCGGTTCATATTCCAATCCGATCAGAATCTATTTTACTCCTTCTGTCGACGCCGACAGAATTTCCTTCAACGCAAAAACACTTACCGATTATCTCCATAAAGAAACGGGCTACTATTTCATCACGGCTGTTCCCGCCAGCTTTATAGCCGTAGTAGAAGCATTCGGGACCGGAAAGGTGGAAGTAGCGGCGATAAATACTTTTTCCTATCTGATGGCTCACGCGAAATACGGAGCTGAAGCCAGGCTCCGCGTAGTGAGAGAGGGAAACCAGATTTCATACAAGGGACAGTTCATCACGCGATTCGATTCGGGAATCAACTCCATCGACGATATTAACGGCAGAACGATGGCCTACGTCGATCCATCCTCAACATCGGGCTACATACTGCCGAAAGCGCTTCTCGACAACAAGGGGATCAAGCCGAGTGAAAGCGTCTTCGCGATGAGACACGATAACGTAGTCATGATGGTATACCAGAGGCAGGCCGACGCGGGCGCGACATATTATGCCCCGCCGAACCCGACGACCGGAGCAATAATGGACGCGAGGATGAGAGTCGCGCAGCAATTTCCCGACATCGCCGAGAAAGTCAAGATCATCGGATTCACGCAGGACATCCCGAACGATCCGTGGGTTTTTCGAAAAGATATGAGTGTGATAATGAAAGAGAAAATCATAAACGCGCTTCTCAAATTTGTCAAGACTTCCGAAGGGGAGAAGGCGCTCTTCGATATTTACGATATAACCGGACTGATCCCTACGAACGACAGCGACTACGACGGTCTGCGAGAAGTGCTTGAAAAACAGAACATCAAATTCGAAAACCTGGTGAAGAATTAA
- the phnC gene encoding phosphonate ABC transporter ATP-binding protein gives MLLQVENLHKFYPSGTHALKGVSMEVEEGEFLVVIGLSGSGKSTLLRCINRLIEPTSGKVSFLGKDITHITGEELRNVKKQIGMVFQQFNLIRRRSVLSNVINGKLGSLGTLESIIEKYPDEVYVEAYKCLETVGIPETANERADKLSGGQQQRIAIARSLMQKPKLLLADEPVASLDPATSNSVMQYFEKINKEMGTTVICNLHFLSLVRRYASRVIALKAGEIVYEGLPGDIDAAWFRKIYGEEAEEVEIR, from the coding sequence ATGCTCCTCCAAGTTGAAAACCTGCACAAGTTTTACCCGTCCGGAACGCACGCGCTTAAGGGCGTAAGCATGGAAGTCGAGGAGGGCGAATTCCTCGTCGTCATCGGACTGAGCGGATCCGGTAAATCAACTCTCCTCCGCTGCATCAACCGGCTTATCGAGCCGACGTCGGGGAAGGTTTCATTTCTCGGCAAAGATATAACGCACATAACAGGGGAGGAGCTTCGGAACGTCAAGAAACAGATCGGAATGGTCTTTCAGCAATTTAACCTCATTAGACGGCGCTCCGTTCTCTCGAACGTCATCAACGGGAAACTTGGATCTCTCGGAACCCTCGAATCCATAATCGAAAAATATCCCGATGAAGTTTACGTCGAAGCTTACAAGTGTCTCGAGACCGTCGGAATACCCGAGACTGCGAACGAAAGGGCAGACAAGCTGAGCGGCGGCCAGCAACAACGGATCGCTATCGCGAGAAGCCTGATGCAAAAGCCGAAACTTCTCCTTGCCGACGAGCCTGTCGCGTCTCTCGATCCGGCGACTTCGAATTCCGTCATGCAATACTTCGAAAAGATCAACAAAGAAATGGGGACAACTGTTATCTGCAATCTTCACTTCCTCAGTCTCGTCCGGCGATACGCGTCGCGCGTCATTGCACTAAAAGCGGGCGAGATCGTGTACGAGGGTCTCCCGGGTGACATCGACGCCGCCTGGTTCAGGAAAATTTACGGAGAGGAAGCGGAAGAGGTAGAGATCCGATGA
- the phnE gene encoding phosphonate ABC transporter, permease protein PhnE — protein sequence MTEIPPADPHPARIMEEMKRRERKLNFFNAILLDIFFVFYSIVVVQRAIYYKFLLDLRDLPFSWYEIGAIFVSSVIIGTLWAYSRTSLSCRLFGVANDNRITKWTVEIFGWFLFNITFIAGWVVTKISIIGLFSTDGLQGAARIFGALFRPELGIFDDALFAMIETVYIALMATMISIPVTLFISFFTARNLMKDNKLTFAVYYFLRIVLNFVRSIEPLIWAIIFSVWVGIGPFAGMIALLVHTIASNAKLYSEAIESIEEGPVEAISATGANKVQVVWHAVVPQIVLPFLSFTIYRWDINVRMATVIGLVGGGGIGTMLMQYQGLARWREVGLIVLMIAFVVWVMDFISAKIREAIY from the coding sequence ATGACGGAAATACCGCCGGCTGATCCGCATCCCGCACGAATCATGGAGGAAATGAAACGCCGCGAGCGGAAACTGAATTTCTTCAATGCGATCCTCCTCGATATCTTCTTCGTGTTCTACAGCATCGTCGTGGTGCAGAGGGCAATCTACTACAAGTTTCTCCTTGATCTGAGGGATCTCCCGTTTTCGTGGTACGAAATCGGCGCGATTTTCGTCTCGAGTGTGATAATCGGAACGCTCTGGGCATATTCGAGGACATCCCTATCGTGCAGGCTTTTCGGCGTCGCGAACGATAACAGAATCACAAAGTGGACGGTCGAGATATTCGGCTGGTTCCTGTTCAACATCACGTTCATCGCCGGCTGGGTCGTCACGAAAATTTCAATCATCGGCCTTTTCAGCACAGACGGCTTGCAGGGAGCTGCACGAATCTTCGGCGCGTTGTTCCGACCGGAACTCGGCATTTTCGACGACGCCCTGTTCGCAATGATCGAGACTGTCTACATCGCGCTGATGGCGACTATGATTTCAATTCCGGTAACACTATTCATCAGTTTCTTCACCGCGAGGAACTTGATGAAAGACAACAAGCTAACGTTCGCTGTTTACTATTTCCTCCGGATCGTCTTGAATTTTGTCCGCTCGATCGAGCCCCTTATTTGGGCGATCATATTTTCGGTATGGGTAGGGATCGGCCCATTTGCCGGAATGATCGCGCTCCTGGTTCACACTATTGCATCAAACGCGAAACTGTACTCGGAGGCAATCGAAAGTATAGAAGAAGGTCCGGTTGAGGCGATCTCCGCGACCGGCGCTAACAAGGTCCAGGTTGTCTGGCACGCTGTTGTGCCTCAAATTGTTCTCCCATTTCTCTCGTTCACGATCTACAGGTGGGACATAAACGTGAGGATGGCAACTGTCATCGGACTCGTCGGCGGCGGGGGAATCGGTACAATGCTGATGCAATATCAGGGACTCGCGCGATGGAGGGAAGTCGGGCTCATTGTTCTCATGATCGCGTTTGTCGTGTGGGTAATGGACTTCATAAGCGCAAAGATCAGGGAAGCGATCTACTGA
- a CDS encoding DinB family protein, whose product MSLDFSEIILSIEERERKHLLSFNESDVSKRPSPDKWSKKEILGHLIDSASNNHQRFVRALLTDKLEFPAYTQREWVKSQNYTDEGWNQLVELWSSYNQHLAHVVAQVPSGKLTTPCRIGTNDVMTLEALIADYVKHMEHHLKQLSDGK is encoded by the coding sequence ATGTCACTTGATTTCAGCGAAATTATTTTGAGTATCGAAGAGCGGGAAAGAAAGCATCTTTTGTCTTTCAATGAATCAGATGTAAGCAAGAGACCATCACCTGACAAGTGGAGCAAGAAGGAGATTCTAGGTCACCTCATCGATTCGGCAAGCAATAATCATCAGCGGTTCGTACGCGCGCTGCTCACAGACAAGCTCGAGTTTCCAGCGTACACACAGCGGGAGTGGGTCAAGAGTCAGAATTACACGGACGAAGGCTGGAACCAGCTCGTGGAGCTGTGGAGCTCATACAACCAGCATCTCGCGCACGTCGTGGCACAGGTCCCGTCGGGTAAACTCACGACCCCCTGCAGGATCGGCACCAATGATGTCATGACGCTGGAGGCGCTCATTGCCGATTACGTCAAGCACATGGAACACCACCTGAAACAGTTGAGTGACGGAAAATAG
- a CDS encoding crosslink repair DNA glycosylase YcaQ family protein, translated as MSEFTEKSRSWSYHRQLLGKRATWADKALREIVGVSGLNQAGALSLRARVKSFDAKNFLELDCKRLALRITGMRRAVYMVPAENAGAVFSATAADSQSPLSRNMRTGPSALDKKYRDLREMVEKVAISPLSPVEIADAIGIPFRNIRPVISRMTSEGRLLAVGSKSIHSNCLSYVSARSWSDRFAPVERRKALTWLAAEYIRAFGPVRIKDYRWWAGTTPDCAIGSFMENDIAEIESGYFILKNDLPSYDRFRQQEFETVDLLPLCDPYITGYAPDGRERFVDRKFQTRIFGKVPPTIEQGVVLVNGTAKGTWNYGFVGGKMIVYLKMFVEGTGRLNSAINEELNQVAELFQVKSMVVRAR; from the coding sequence ATGTCAGAATTCACAGAAAAGTCGCGCAGCTGGTCATACCACCGACAGCTCTTAGGCAAACGGGCAACCTGGGCAGATAAAGCATTAAGAGAGATCGTTGGTGTGAGCGGCTTGAATCAGGCGGGCGCACTCTCACTTCGTGCTCGCGTGAAATCTTTCGATGCGAAAAATTTTCTTGAACTGGACTGTAAACGTCTCGCGCTTCGTATTACCGGCATGAGGCGCGCTGTTTACATGGTCCCGGCAGAAAACGCGGGGGCTGTGTTCTCGGCAACCGCGGCCGACTCCCAATCTCCTCTTAGCCGCAACATGAGGACCGGGCCTTCAGCTCTTGACAAGAAGTACCGAGACCTCAGGGAGATGGTTGAAAAAGTGGCAATAAGTCCGCTCTCGCCGGTGGAGATCGCAGACGCGATAGGAATTCCCTTCCGAAATATCAGGCCGGTTATTAGCAGAATGACATCTGAAGGACGTTTGCTCGCTGTCGGGTCGAAGAGCATTCACTCGAACTGTTTGAGTTACGTGTCTGCTCGCTCGTGGTCGGATCGCTTCGCGCCGGTTGAGAGGCGGAAAGCTCTGACCTGGCTCGCAGCTGAATACATTCGCGCGTTCGGACCGGTACGAATAAAGGATTACAGATGGTGGGCGGGAACAACACCCGATTGCGCGATCGGGTCGTTCATGGAGAATGATATTGCTGAAATCGAAAGTGGATATTTCATTCTCAAAAACGACCTGCCTTCGTACGACAGATTCAGGCAACAGGAATTTGAAACCGTGGATCTCCTTCCGCTATGTGACCCTTACATTACCGGCTACGCGCCCGACGGGAGAGAGCGGTTCGTTGACCGAAAATTCCAGACCAGAATTTTCGGAAAGGTCCCGCCAACCATCGAGCAGGGAGTAGTCCTAGTAAACGGGACGGCAAAAGGAACATGGAACTACGGGTTTGTCGGGGGCAAGATGATCGTGTATCTGAAAATGTTCGTGGAAGGGACCGGCAGACTGAACTCCGCGATAAATGAAGAGCTCAATCAAGTCGCAGAGTTGTTTCAGGTAAAGAGCATGGTTGTGCGAGCGAGATAG
- a CDS encoding TonB-dependent receptor: MILIALTLSINDPATDSTRTFRAPEVVVSSTRIPLKPEDSPQKVDRFDVKDLNPLGISTAAEVFSLAPGVFVKDYGPAQLSTISIRGTTAEETLFLFDGVRLNGIQNGLVDNFLVPMSDIGSIEVSHGGASALYGADAMGGVVSMSTELPKSSSMSINAGAGSFGDQQVGGRISQLFGGASITVAANQERARNNYDFIFGDGAENFAMSRTGADFMKRDELASIGVPTWNGYTTFIVQNVDADRGTPGAVTGPYFTGVAREHDKNTVAILQNSGTLGAANYTAGLGTVYGYLHYTDPSLLVNGNETNDYYKMLSFQPGLQLSFGDKRENLIAGLDGESDRAASSEMNEIRDRQRLGVFASGSFVINEKQNFEMSIFPAARFDDYSDFGSSISPRLGINVKPAAAVPIHLRASFGTAFRAPTFNDLYYGGLGNPNLKPERSVDYDAGIIMNLDSPLDIFIDAGYYNIETRDGIVWLPKTATIWLPTNYSKISSRGVEASLQASWKSFIMLRGSYSVGKSLDVSDPSDQSSYMKQLIYTPEEQASLLATFSPSIFKLSAIVRYVGFRFFTQSNDQFLPSFTTTDISASAGFRFGHTTVVPLFRINNVFNLTYQVLPQYPAPMRTFDFDLEIRLDQSPREAS, from the coding sequence ATGATATTGATAGCTCTGACATTGTCGATTAACGATCCGGCCACCGACTCAACCCGCACATTCCGCGCGCCGGAAGTCGTCGTGTCGTCGACGCGCATCCCGCTTAAACCGGAAGACTCGCCCCAAAAGGTCGACCGCTTCGATGTGAAGGATCTGAATCCTCTCGGCATCTCGACCGCGGCAGAAGTATTTTCCCTCGCGCCGGGAGTGTTCGTTAAAGATTACGGCCCTGCTCAACTGTCGACGATAAGCATCCGTGGAACTACAGCTGAAGAAACTCTATTCCTCTTTGACGGAGTCAGATTAAACGGGATTCAAAACGGACTCGTGGATAATTTCCTCGTGCCGATGTCCGATATCGGTTCGATCGAAGTCTCTCATGGGGGTGCGTCGGCCCTCTACGGTGCGGACGCGATGGGCGGAGTCGTGAGCATGTCGACTGAATTACCGAAATCGTCCTCGATGAGTATCAACGCTGGCGCCGGTTCATTCGGAGATCAGCAAGTCGGCGGAAGGATTTCTCAGCTCTTCGGAGGCGCGTCAATTACCGTCGCTGCAAACCAGGAGCGGGCAAGAAACAATTACGATTTTATTTTCGGCGACGGTGCAGAAAATTTCGCAATGAGTAGAACAGGCGCCGATTTTATGAAGCGCGACGAGCTCGCGAGCATCGGCGTTCCGACATGGAATGGCTACACAACCTTCATTGTCCAGAATGTCGATGCAGACCGCGGAACTCCAGGCGCCGTAACCGGTCCATATTTCACCGGAGTGGCGAGAGAGCATGACAAAAATACGGTCGCTATCCTTCAGAATTCCGGCACTCTCGGTGCGGCAAACTACACGGCAGGTCTCGGTACGGTCTATGGTTATCTGCATTACACGGATCCATCTCTTCTCGTGAATGGAAATGAAACGAACGATTACTACAAAATGCTTTCGTTCCAGCCCGGCCTGCAATTATCCTTCGGTGATAAAAGGGAAAATCTTATTGCCGGACTCGACGGGGAGTCGGACCGCGCGGCAAGTTCGGAAATGAATGAAATAAGAGATCGACAAAGGTTAGGAGTCTTCGCGAGCGGATCTTTCGTAATCAACGAAAAACAAAATTTTGAGATGAGTATATTCCCTGCTGCGAGATTCGACGACTACTCGGATTTCGGGAGTTCGATTAGCCCCCGTCTCGGGATAAACGTTAAACCTGCGGCGGCAGTCCCGATCCACCTCCGCGCGAGTTTCGGGACTGCGTTCCGAGCACCGACATTCAACGATCTCTACTACGGCGGATTGGGAAATCCCAACCTCAAGCCCGAAAGATCCGTCGACTACGATGCCGGGATAATCATGAATTTGGATTCACCTCTCGACATATTCATAGACGCGGGTTACTACAACATCGAGACTCGCGACGGAATTGTCTGGCTTCCTAAAACCGCGACAATCTGGCTGCCCACAAACTATTCGAAGATTTCGTCCCGGGGTGTCGAAGCAAGCCTTCAGGCGAGCTGGAAAAGTTTCATCATGCTAAGAGGTAGTTACTCCGTCGGTAAATCCCTGGACGTTTCGGACCCGTCCGATCAATCGTCATACATGAAACAATTGATTTACACTCCCGAGGAACAAGCTTCACTTCTTGCGACTTTCTCGCCCTCGATTTTCAAACTTTCAGCAATCGTCAGGTATGTCGGTTTCAGATTCTTCACTCAATCGAACGACCAATTCCTGCCGTCATTTACCACCACAGATATTTCCGCGTCGGCGGGATTTCGCTTCGGTCACACAACGGTCGTGCCCCTATTCCGGATTAACAATGTATTCAATCTCACCTACCAGGTTTTACCTCAATACCCCGCTCCGATGAGGACGTTCGATTTCGATCTTGAAATAAGACTTGACCAATCACCCCGCGAGGCGTCATGA
- a CDS encoding YncE family protein produces the protein MKRILVLAFTTFVISSCVKSPTGPGGGNTLTNASVVYVVNEGNFGKGNSSLTAYYPDSNAAVTDVFKIVNGRNLGDTGNDIAIFDQKAYIVVNNSDKIEIINSQNASWVGTIYFAAGTSPYRIAIDAQDNLGFVSDLQTNAVSVVNLTTNSLTGDTISVGNNPYGIAYYSGYVFAANSGYGSGNTVSVIDAVSRKVVKTVTVGTGPTEVLSDGSGVVWVVCPGNIGDIGKVYLINTSTLAVVDSINTNAGISAYGGHAFAFDADRGAAYLIADSSVIKLNLTTHQILNDNFISGTFFGMSVDGATGNIFLTDAKDYQSNGQVYIYSPTGTYTSKSFTAGIIPDAMAFQRGF, from the coding sequence ATGAAAAGAATTTTGGTTCTCGCATTCACAACTTTTGTCATCAGCTCATGTGTAAAATCGCCGACGGGTCCGGGCGGCGGAAACACGCTCACTAACGCTTCGGTCGTGTACGTCGTCAACGAAGGCAACTTCGGAAAAGGCAACTCGAGTCTCACGGCGTATTATCCGGATTCGAACGCGGCGGTCACCGACGTATTCAAGATTGTAAACGGGCGGAATCTGGGAGACACCGGAAACGACATCGCAATTTTCGATCAGAAGGCTTATATCGTAGTAAATAATTCCGACAAGATTGAAATCATCAATTCACAGAACGCATCGTGGGTCGGAACCATTTATTTCGCGGCTGGGACAAGTCCGTACAGGATTGCGATCGACGCGCAGGACAATTTAGGATTCGTCTCTGATCTACAAACAAACGCGGTGTCCGTAGTAAACCTCACCACAAATTCTCTGACGGGCGATACGATTTCTGTCGGAAATAATCCGTACGGCATTGCATACTATTCGGGATACGTATTCGCCGCGAATTCCGGTTACGGATCGGGCAATACCGTGAGCGTGATAGACGCGGTGTCGAGGAAAGTAGTGAAGACGGTGACTGTCGGGACAGGTCCCACTGAAGTGTTATCAGATGGGAGCGGAGTCGTGTGGGTAGTATGTCCTGGAAATATCGGCGACATCGGGAAGGTTTATCTCATCAATACCTCGACGCTCGCGGTGGTCGACTCGATCAACACGAACGCGGGCATCTCGGCGTACGGCGGACATGCGTTCGCATTTGACGCCGACAGAGGCGCCGCTTACTTGATTGCCGACAGCTCCGTGATTAAGTTAAACCTGACAACGCACCAGATTTTGAACGACAACTTTATAAGCGGGACTTTCTTCGGAATGTCTGTAGACGGAGCGACAGGCAATATATTTCTCACGGACGCGAAGGACTACCAGTCGAACGGACAAGTTTACATTTATTCGCCCACCGGAACGTACACCAGCAAGTCCTTTACCGCGGGAATTATTCCGGACGCCATGGCATTCCAGAGAGGATTTTAG
- a CDS encoding DUF6580 family putative transport protein, whose product MNIIFALILIVFAAFSRLIPHAPNFTPIISTALFAGAYLNKRYAYLVPVAAMLLSDALIGFYGISSMAFTYGSLLMIVALGLTMGKKVSALRIGSLSLAGAVLFFIVTNFGVWVLPYSIYPKTFAGLVQCYVMAIPFFGNTAYSALIYSALMFGVYELAEKFVFKTKTA is encoded by the coding sequence ATGAACATAATATTCGCGCTCATACTGATAGTGTTCGCCGCGTTTTCGAGACTTATCCCGCACGCGCCGAACTTCACGCCAATAATTTCGACGGCACTTTTTGCGGGAGCGTACCTGAACAAGCGTTACGCATACCTCGTCCCCGTGGCAGCGATGCTTCTAAGCGACGCCCTGATCGGATTTTACGGGATCAGTTCGATGGCGTTCACATACGGAAGCTTACTGATGATTGTTGCACTCGGACTCACGATGGGAAAGAAAGTTTCCGCATTAAGAATCGGATCGCTGTCGCTGGCCGGCGCGGTTCTGTTTTTCATCGTGACCAATTTCGGAGTCTGGGTGCTGCCATATTCGATTTACCCGAAGACTTTTGCCGGACTCGTGCAGTGCTATGTAATGGCGATACCCTTCTTTGGAAACACGGCGTACAGCGCTTTGATATACAGCGCGTTGATGTTCGGAGTTTATGAGCTGGCAGAGAAGTTCGTATTCAAGACGAAGACGGCGTAA